Proteins encoded in a region of the Streptococcus sanguinis genome:
- the gyrA gene encoding DNA gyrase subunit A codes for MQDRNLVNVNLTSEMKTSFIDYAMSVIVARALPDVRDGLKPVHRRILYGMNELGVTPEKPHKKSARITGDVMGKYHPHGDSSIYEAMVRMAQWWSYRYMLVDGHGNFGSMDGDGAAAQRYTEARMSKIALEMLRDINKNTVDYIDNYDASEREPVVLPARFPNLLVNGATGIAVGMATNIPPHNLGESIDAVKLVMDNPEATTRDIMEVLPGPDFPTGALVMGKSGIHRAYETGKGSIVLRSRTEIEEMKNGRERIVVTEFPYMVNKTKVHEHIVRLVQEKRIDGITAVRDESNREGVRFVIEVRRDASAHVILNNLFKLTQMQTNFSFNMLAIQNGVPKILSLREILLAYIEHQKEVVTRRTAFDKEKAEARAHILAGLLIALDHIDEVIRIIRNSETDAEAQAELMAKFELSERQSQAILDMRLRRLTGLERDKIQSEYDELIALIADLADILAKPERVIAIIKEELDEVKRKFADDRRTELMVGEVLSLEDEDLIEEADVLITLSNKGYIKRLNQAEFTAQKRGGRGVQGTGVKDDDFVKELVSTSTHDRLLFFTNKGRVYRLKGYEIPEYGRTAKGLPVVNLLKLDEGETIQTIINVQQDRSDDSYLFFTTRHGVVKRTSVTEFANIRQNGLKALNLKDEDELINVFLTDGAADVIIGTKFGYSVRFNETAVRSMSRIATGVRGVNLRDGDQVVGAGVIAEGDEVLVITEKGYGKRTLASEYPTKGRGGKGIKTANITDKNGPLAGLMTVTGEEDLMIITNTGVIIRTSVANISQTGRSTMGVKVMRLDQNAQIVTFTSVEADDKEDVAEEENES; via the coding sequence ATGCAAGACAGAAACTTAGTAAATGTTAATCTGACTAGTGAAATGAAGACTAGTTTCATCGATTACGCAATGAGTGTTATCGTGGCTCGGGCACTTCCAGATGTTCGTGATGGTCTAAAGCCAGTTCACCGTCGGATTCTCTATGGTATGAATGAGCTGGGTGTGACGCCTGAGAAGCCTCACAAGAAATCAGCTCGTATCACAGGGGATGTCATGGGTAAGTATCACCCGCATGGTGACTCCTCTATTTATGAAGCGATGGTGCGGATGGCTCAATGGTGGAGCTATCGCTATATGCTTGTAGATGGCCATGGAAACTTCGGTTCTATGGACGGAGACGGAGCCGCTGCTCAACGTTATACAGAAGCACGTATGAGCAAGATTGCTCTGGAGATGCTTCGTGATATTAATAAAAACACTGTTGATTATATCGATAACTATGATGCCAGCGAGAGAGAGCCTGTAGTTCTTCCTGCTCGCTTCCCTAACTTACTTGTAAATGGAGCGACAGGGATTGCAGTTGGGATGGCGACTAATATCCCACCTCATAATCTTGGTGAGTCCATTGATGCAGTTAAGCTTGTCATGGACAATCCGGAAGCAACAACTCGCGACATCATGGAAGTCCTACCTGGACCAGATTTTCCAACAGGAGCACTGGTTATGGGCAAGTCTGGTATTCACCGGGCTTATGAAACAGGGAAGGGTTCGATTGTTCTTCGTTCTCGTACTGAAATCGAAGAGATGAAAAATGGTCGTGAGCGAATTGTCGTAACCGAGTTTCCTTACATGGTTAATAAGACTAAGGTCCATGAGCATATTGTTCGTCTGGTGCAGGAAAAACGCATTGACGGTATCACAGCTGTTCGTGATGAGTCCAACCGTGAAGGGGTACGTTTTGTTATTGAGGTTCGTCGTGATGCCTCTGCACATGTCATTTTAAACAATCTTTTCAAGCTGACTCAGATGCAGACCAATTTCAGCTTCAATATGCTGGCTATTCAAAATGGTGTGCCAAAGATTCTATCTCTGCGTGAGATTTTGTTAGCCTACATTGAGCACCAAAAGGAAGTGGTGACTCGACGGACTGCTTTCGATAAAGAAAAGGCAGAAGCACGAGCTCATATCTTGGCTGGTTTGCTGATTGCGTTGGATCACATTGATGAAGTGATTCGCATTATCCGTAATAGCGAGACAGACGCAGAAGCACAAGCTGAATTGATGGCTAAGTTTGAGCTGTCTGAGCGCCAGAGTCAGGCTATCCTTGATATGCGTCTGCGTCGTCTGACTGGTTTGGAACGTGATAAGATTCAGTCAGAATACGACGAGCTGATTGCCTTGATTGCAGACTTGGCTGATATCTTGGCTAAGCCAGAGCGCGTTATCGCTATTATCAAGGAAGAATTAGACGAGGTCAAGCGTAAATTTGCTGATGATCGCCGAACTGAGCTGATGGTGGGGGAAGTTCTTTCTCTTGAAGATGAAGATTTGATTGAGGAAGCGGATGTTTTGATTACCCTGTCTAATAAAGGTTATATCAAACGTCTGAATCAGGCTGAATTTACCGCTCAGAAACGCGGAGGCCGCGGTGTTCAAGGAACTGGCGTCAAAGACGATGACTTCGTCAAAGAGCTTGTTTCAACAAGTACCCACGATAGACTGCTCTTCTTTACTAACAAAGGCCGAGTCTATCGTCTCAAAGGATATGAAATCCCTGAGTATGGTCGGACAGCCAAGGGCTTGCCTGTTGTTAATCTCTTGAAGTTAGATGAAGGAGAGACCATTCAGACCATTATTAATGTCCAACAGGACCGCAGTGATGATTCCTATCTCTTCTTTACTACCCGTCATGGGGTGGTCAAACGGACCAGTGTAACGGAATTTGCTAATATTCGTCAGAACGGTCTCAAGGCTTTGAATTTGAAAGACGAAGACGAGTTAATCAATGTCTTTCTGACAGACGGCGCTGCAGACGTTATCATTGGTACTAAGTTTGGTTATTCTGTCCGCTTCAATGAGACAGCTGTTCGGAGCATGAGTCGTATAGCGACTGGTGTTCGCGGAGTCAATCTTCGAGATGGTGACCAGGTTGTTGGTGCTGGTGTGATTGCTGAGGGGGACGAAGTGCTTGTCATTACCGAAAAAGGCTATGGTAAGCGAACTCTTGCTAGTGAGTATCCAACCAAGGGCCGTGGCGGTAAAGGGATTAAAACAGCCAATATCACTGATAAGAACGGACCTCTTGCTGGTCTGATGACTGTTACTGGCGAGGAAGATTTGATGATTATCACTAATACAGGCGTCATCATTCGGACCAGTGTGGCTAATATTTCTCAGACTGGCCGCTCAACCATGGGAGTTAAGGTCATGCGTCTGGACCAAAATGCACAGATTGTCACCTTTACAAGCGTCGAAGCAGATGATAAAGAAGATGTAGCAGAGGAAGAAAACGAATCGTAA
- a CDS encoding class A sortase codes for MVQGKRSRKRKQKSKRNIFINIVATLLIIVALGLIFNAQIRNMIMVWHTNKYQVSKVSKDSIDKNKNVKTSFDFNKVESLSTEAVINAQWKAQQLPVIGGISIPEVSMNLPIFKGLDNAGLYYGAGTMKETQQMGQGNYALASHHVFGITGASNMLFSPLDRAKAGMKIYITDKEQVYTYVITSVETVTPDRTDLIEDTEGVTEITLVTCEDAAATNRTIVKGTLEGSVEYDKAPKEVLESFSKSYNQMQI; via the coding sequence ATGGTACAAGGAAAAAGAAGTCGAAAAAGAAAACAAAAAAGCAAAAGAAATATTTTTATCAATATCGTTGCGACATTATTAATTATTGTGGCTCTTGGCTTAATCTTTAATGCGCAAATCCGAAACATGATTATGGTTTGGCATACCAACAAATATCAGGTTAGCAAGGTTTCTAAAGACTCTATTGATAAGAATAAAAACGTTAAGACAAGTTTTGATTTTAACAAGGTAGAGTCGCTTTCTACAGAAGCGGTCATCAATGCTCAGTGGAAAGCGCAGCAACTGCCTGTTATCGGAGGTATCTCAATTCCAGAAGTATCCATGAATTTGCCAATCTTCAAAGGACTGGATAATGCTGGATTGTATTATGGTGCTGGTACGATGAAAGAAACCCAGCAGATGGGGCAGGGAAATTATGCCTTGGCTAGCCACCATGTCTTTGGCATCACAGGGGCTAGTAACATGCTCTTTTCCCCACTGGACCGTGCTAAGGCTGGTATGAAGATTTATATCACCGATAAAGAGCAAGTCTATACTTATGTAATCACCAGTGTTGAAACGGTAACTCCGGATCGAACAGATCTGATTGAGGATACTGAAGGCGTTACAGAGATTACTTTGGTTACTTGTGAGGATGCCGCGGCAACCAACCGGACTATTGTCAAAGGAACGTTAGAAGGTTCTGTTGAGTATGATAAGGCTCCTAAGGAAGTTCTTGAATCTTTCAGTAAATCCTATAATCAAATGCAGATTTAA
- the radC gene encoding RadC family protein gives MYSISFQDDISIMPRERLMREGAEKLSNQELLSIFLRTGNKKETVFQVSQRILSSISSLNDLKYLTLQELQTISGIGPIKAVELQAIIELGRRINRAEVLQKEQIMGSQKLAQKMQQELGDMRQECLVAIYLNSQNQILHQQTIFMGTVSRSIAEPREILHYALKHLATSIILVHNHPSGSVVPSRNDDEVTQHMKEACEMMGLVLLDHLIVSRSNYYSYREETDMI, from the coding sequence ATGTATAGCATTTCATTTCAAGATGATATTAGCATAATGCCACGGGAGCGTTTAATGAGAGAAGGAGCTGAAAAACTTAGTAATCAGGAACTCCTATCAATCTTTCTCAGGACAGGCAACAAAAAAGAAACTGTTTTTCAAGTTTCTCAAAGAATTTTATCATCTATTTCCAGTTTGAACGATCTTAAGTATTTAACTTTGCAGGAATTGCAGACTATTTCTGGAATCGGTCCGATTAAGGCTGTGGAGCTACAGGCCATTATCGAATTAGGGCGACGGATTAACCGTGCAGAAGTTCTGCAGAAAGAGCAGATTATGGGCAGTCAAAAATTAGCCCAGAAGATGCAGCAAGAGCTAGGAGACATGAGGCAAGAGTGCTTGGTTGCTATTTATCTTAATAGTCAAAATCAAATTTTGCACCAGCAGACTATTTTCATGGGGACTGTAAGCAGAAGCATTGCTGAGCCGAGAGAAATTCTCCACTACGCTCTCAAGCACCTGGCGACATCTATCATACTGGTACACAATCATCCATCTGGATCAGTCGTTCCTAGCAGAAACGATGATGAAGTGACGCAGCATATGAAAGAAGCGTGTGAGATGATGGGCTTGGTTCTTTTGGATCATCTGATTGTGTCTAGGTCTAACTACTATAGCTACCGAGAAGAGACAGATATGATATAA
- a CDS encoding gamma-glutamyl-gamma-aminobutyrate hydrolase family protein — translation MSKPIIGITGNEREIPDDHFIHMSYTATGFVEGVKEVGGIPIILPIGDEEMAKRYVSVVDKLIITGGQNVCPQFYGEEKVIESDDYLLKRDIFELALIKEARSQNKPIFTVCRGTQLYNVALGGTLHQDIEDHWQDSSAEYTTQTMVTKNGSILHEIYGPASEINSFHHQSIKDLAAGLEVIAYDPRDKIIEAITSTDGSPFLGVQWHPEFLFGSREGDLALFDYVVNIL, via the coding sequence ATGAGTAAACCAATTATTGGAATAACCGGAAATGAAAGAGAAATCCCAGACGATCACTTCATCCATATGAGCTATACGGCGACTGGATTCGTTGAGGGAGTCAAAGAAGTTGGCGGAATTCCAATAATTTTGCCAATTGGTGATGAAGAAATGGCAAAACGGTATGTTTCCGTTGTTGACAAATTAATCATCACAGGCGGTCAGAATGTATGTCCGCAGTTCTATGGGGAAGAAAAAGTCATTGAAAGCGATGATTATCTACTCAAACGGGACATTTTTGAACTTGCTTTAATCAAGGAAGCTCGCAGTCAAAATAAACCAATCTTCACCGTCTGCCGCGGAACCCAACTTTATAATGTCGCCCTAGGCGGAACTCTTCATCAAGACATTGAAGATCATTGGCAAGATAGCTCTGCTGAGTACACAACTCAAACTATGGTGACCAAAAATGGCTCTATTCTGCACGAAATTTACGGCCCTGCATCTGAAATCAACTCCTTCCACCACCAGAGTATCAAGGATTTAGCGGCTGGCCTAGAAGTCATCGCCTATGATCCTCGCGATAAGATTATTGAAGCAATCACTTCTACTGACGGTAGCCCTTTCCTTGGCGTCCAATGGCACCCAGAGTTCTTGTTTGGCTCCAGAGAAGGAGATTTAGCCCTGTTTGATTATGTTGTCAATATTCTTTAA
- a CDS encoding redox-sensing transcriptional repressor Rex produces the protein MKTEKNTTIPRATAKRLSLYYRIFKRFNAEKIEKANSKQIAEAIGIDSATVRRDFSYFGELGRRGFGYDVKKLMNFFADLLNDNAITNVMIVGVGNMGRALLHYRFHERNKMKVVMAFDTDDHPEVGSTTSDGIPIYGISQIKEKIQSGNVQTAILTVPSVKAQEVASILVQAGVKGILCFSPVNLSLPKDVVVQYVDLTSELQTLLYFMRKNEH, from the coding sequence GTGAAAACTGAAAAAAATACTACAATTCCCCGAGCAACTGCTAAGAGACTGTCGCTCTACTATCGTATTTTTAAACGTTTTAATGCTGAGAAGATTGAGAAAGCCAACTCCAAGCAAATAGCTGAAGCTATTGGCATTGACTCTGCTACCGTCAGACGAGATTTTTCTTATTTCGGTGAACTTGGCCGCAGAGGATTTGGCTATGATGTCAAGAAATTGATGAACTTTTTTGCTGACCTCTTGAATGACAATGCTATCACCAATGTCATGATTGTTGGTGTCGGTAACATGGGGCGGGCTCTGCTGCACTATCGTTTTCATGAGCGCAATAAAATGAAGGTTGTAATGGCTTTCGACACAGATGACCATCCAGAAGTTGGTAGCACAACCAGCGATGGGATTCCTATCTATGGAATTTCCCAAATCAAAGAAAAAATACAGTCAGGAAATGTGCAAACTGCCATCCTAACTGTACCTAGCGTAAAAGCCCAAGAAGTTGCATCTATCTTAGTTCAAGCAGGTGTTAAAGGTATTCTCTGCTTCTCGCCAGTAAATCTATCCCTACCTAAGGACGTGGTCGTTCAGTACGTTGACCTGACTAGCGAACTGCAGACTCTGCTCTACTTCATGAGAAAAAATGAACATTAA
- a CDS encoding DUF4649 family protein has protein sequence MVELTYLDSYKVKRTLTYEDFDEFLLAFSGCVTVPDSLRVLSVTYKGHQLPFTGLIGDLYRQMYQLDLSLYQD, from the coding sequence ATGGTTGAACTGACCTATTTGGACTCATATAAGGTAAAACGAACACTAACCTATGAAGACTTTGACGAATTTCTTCTAGCCTTCTCTGGCTGCGTCACGGTTCCTGACTCGCTCAGGGTGCTTTCTGTTACCTATAAAGGACACCAGCTGCCTTTTACAGGGCTAATTGGGGACTTGTACCGCCAGATGTACCAGTTAGACCTAAGTCTCTATCAGGACTAA
- a CDS encoding DUF1831 domain-containing protein, with the protein MAFQTSVSLANCEYTYSLHPNVKKFTLRDNTFSESKVGNYELSRLLESVPNSGNGFLLKIIVNKDLNGFKINITDKSGLRLVNIFKSEDHHIIQQKFYFLMDSLVERNIFEKTPQ; encoded by the coding sequence ATGGCCTTTCAAACATCTGTTAGCTTAGCAAACTGTGAATATACCTATTCACTTCACCCAAATGTCAAGAAATTTACTTTGCGCGACAATACTTTCTCGGAAAGCAAGGTTGGCAACTATGAACTCTCTCGTCTGTTGGAATCTGTTCCCAACAGCGGAAATGGTTTTCTGCTGAAAATCATCGTCAATAAAGATTTGAATGGTTTTAAAATTAACATCACTGACAAATCAGGCCTGCGCTTGGTCAATATTTTCAAATCAGAAGATCATCACATTATCCAACAAAAATTTTATTTTTTGATGGACAGCTTGGTTGAAAGAAATATTTTTGAAAAGACACCACAATAA
- a CDS encoding cysteine desulfurase family protein, giving the protein MIYLDNAATTALSPAAIQAMTKTMTVFGNPSSTHRHGREASKLLRQAREDIAQALHTQSNKILFTSGGTESNNTAIKGYALRHQNRGKHIVTTAIEHHAVLEVVEYLVDKFDFEATFVQPVDGQIRAEDIKKALRPDTILVSVMAVNNETGAILPVKEIGALLQEHPAAFHVDAVQAIGKLPIYPGELGIDFLSASAHKFHGPKGVGFLYAKKIDFDNFMHGGDQEEKHRAGTENLISITGMAAALLESMEHLEENLEHAQYLKDNLLADLSDIDFYLNESQPSLPYVINLGFPNQKNDLLLLQMDLNAFSISTGSACTAGAIQPSHVLQAMYGKDSNRLYESVRISTSDQTTLQEIQLFTKKLKEILGG; this is encoded by the coding sequence GTGATTTATTTAGATAATGCTGCTACAACTGCTTTGTCGCCCGCTGCAATCCAAGCAATGACCAAGACTATGACTGTCTTTGGAAATCCTTCCAGTACACACAGACATGGTCGAGAAGCTAGTAAACTGCTCAGACAGGCGCGTGAGGATATTGCTCAAGCCCTGCATACTCAAAGCAATAAGATTCTTTTTACTTCAGGCGGCACTGAAAGCAACAATACTGCAATCAAAGGCTATGCCCTTCGTCACCAGAACCGAGGGAAGCATATTGTCACCACTGCTATTGAGCACCATGCTGTCTTAGAAGTGGTGGAATACCTAGTAGATAAATTCGACTTTGAAGCTACTTTTGTTCAGCCGGTGGATGGTCAGATTCGAGCGGAGGATATTAAGAAAGCACTTAGACCTGACACTATTCTTGTATCTGTCATGGCGGTTAATAACGAGACGGGTGCTATCCTTCCCGTTAAGGAAATTGGTGCATTACTGCAAGAACATCCTGCTGCTTTTCACGTTGATGCTGTCCAAGCAATTGGTAAACTTCCCATCTACCCTGGCGAGCTAGGAATTGACTTTCTATCTGCTTCAGCTCATAAGTTTCATGGTCCCAAAGGCGTTGGCTTCCTTTATGCCAAGAAGATAGATTTTGACAATTTCATGCACGGTGGTGATCAGGAAGAAAAACACCGGGCCGGAACTGAAAATCTAATCTCTATCACAGGCATGGCGGCTGCTCTGTTAGAGAGCATGGAACATCTAGAGGAAAATCTAGAGCATGCGCAATACTTAAAAGACAACTTACTTGCTGACTTATCGGACATTGACTTTTACTTAAATGAAAGTCAACCAAGCTTACCATATGTCATCAATTTGGGATTTCCCAATCAAAAAAATGACCTGCTTCTGCTTCAAATGGATTTAAATGCATTTTCCATTTCAACAGGCTCAGCCTGCACAGCCGGAGCTATACAACCCAGTCATGTCTTGCAGGCTATGTATGGCAAGGATTCCAATCGCTTGTATGAGTCCGTTCGGATCAGTACTTCGGATCAAACGACTCTGCAAGAGATTCAATTATTTACAAAGAAATTAAAAGAAATTTTAGGAGGATAA
- a CDS encoding ribose-phosphate diphosphokinase translates to MSDKKNMKLFSLNSNHSIAEKIAEAAGVPLGKLSSRQFSDGEIQINIEESVRGYDIYIIQSTSFPVNNHLMELLIMVDACKRASANTVNVVMPYFGYARQDRTAAPREPITAKLVANMLVGAGVDRVISLDLHAVQVQGFFDIPVDNLFTIPLFAKHYCNKGLTGEDVVVVSPKNSGVKRARNLAEYLDSPIAIIDYGEDEAGRSEGYIIGDVEGKKAILIDDILNTGRTFSEASKIVSREGAIEIYAVSSHGLFAGKAAELLDNSPIREILVTDSVDTKEKTPKNLHYITASELIGDAIVRIQERRPVSPLFAYQKK, encoded by the coding sequence ATGTCAGATAAAAAAAATATGAAGCTTTTTTCCCTCAACTCCAATCATTCCATAGCTGAAAAAATCGCTGAGGCTGCTGGGGTTCCTTTGGGAAAACTTTCCTCCCGCCAATTCTCGGACGGCGAGATTCAAATTAATATCGAAGAGAGTGTCCGCGGCTATGATATTTATATCATTCAGTCCACTAGCTTCCCTGTCAATAATCACTTGATGGAGCTCTTGATTATGGTGGATGCCTGCAAGCGTGCCAGTGCTAATACAGTCAATGTTGTTATGCCTTATTTTGGTTACGCCCGTCAGGATCGGACAGCTGCTCCACGCGAGCCAATCACAGCTAAGCTAGTTGCCAATATGCTGGTCGGTGCTGGAGTAGATCGCGTGATTTCTCTGGATCTTCATGCAGTGCAGGTTCAAGGTTTCTTTGATATCCCAGTTGACAACCTTTTCACTATTCCACTCTTTGCCAAACACTACTGCAATAAGGGACTAACTGGCGAAGATGTCGTTGTCGTCAGTCCTAAAAACTCTGGCGTCAAACGCGCCCGCAACCTTGCTGAGTATTTGGATTCCCCGATTGCGATCATTGATTATGGCGAAGATGAGGCTGGTCGCTCTGAGGGCTACATCATCGGAGATGTCGAAGGAAAGAAGGCTATTTTGATTGACGATATTTTGAATACGGGTCGGACTTTCTCTGAAGCTTCAAAAATTGTCAGTCGTGAAGGCGCAATCGAAATCTATGCTGTATCCAGTCACGGACTCTTTGCTGGAAAGGCTGCGGAATTACTGGATAATTCTCCTATCAGGGAAATTCTTGTGACCGACTCTGTTGATACCAAAGAAAAAACACCTAAGAATCTCCACTACATTACAGCAAGTGAACTGATTGGTGATGCTATTGTCCGCATCCAAGAAAGAAGACCAGTCAGCCCGCTCTTTGCCTATCAAAAGAAATAA
- a CDS encoding CYTH domain-containing protein — protein MTHLEIEFKTMLTKEEHDRLLQLFADITPVSQTNYYIESDQQSIRHAHMAFRVRTFKHREAELTLKIPQEVGALELNQNLTPEETENILQNNIFPAGEILDTLIQKGLPIQDLKVLGSLETIRYEKEDEIGLLALDESHYFGKTDFELEVEVEDFEKGKENFLDFLKQHKIDYKPGKSKIARFSENL, from the coding sequence ATGACCCACTTAGAAATTGAATTTAAAACCATGCTGACAAAAGAAGAGCACGACCGTTTGCTCCAGTTGTTTGCTGACATCACTCCTGTTAGCCAGACCAACTACTACATCGAGTCAGATCAGCAGTCTATCCGTCACGCTCACATGGCTTTTCGAGTACGAACTTTCAAGCATCGCGAAGCTGAGCTGACGCTCAAGATTCCTCAAGAAGTCGGAGCCTTGGAACTCAATCAGAACTTGACACCAGAAGAAACTGAAAATATTTTACAGAACAATATCTTTCCTGCCGGTGAGATTTTAGATACCCTGATTCAAAAAGGACTTCCCATTCAAGACTTAAAAGTTTTAGGCTCTCTAGAGACTATCCGCTATGAAAAAGAAGACGAAATTGGTCTGCTGGCTCTGGATGAGAGCCACTATTTTGGCAAAACAGACTTCGAACTTGAAGTCGAGGTTGAAGATTTTGAAAAAGGAAAGGAAAATTTCCTTGACTTCCTAAAACAGCACAAGATCGACTACAAACCCGGCAAGAGCAAGATAGCAAGATTTTCTGAAAACTTGTAA
- a CDS encoding GTP pyrophosphokinase — MTIEWEEFLDPYIQAVGELKIKLRGVRKQYRKQQRHSPIEFVTGRVKPIESIKEKMVLRGIREENIEQEMQDIAGLRVMVQFVDDVDEVLEVLRNRTDMRIIQERDYIKNKKASGYRSYHVIVEYPVDTINGHRLILAEIQIRTLSMNFWATIEHSLNYKYKGEFPEEIKCRLETTANLAYQLDEEMGAIRDAIQEAQALFDPLHRKLNDGVGNSDDTDEEYR, encoded by the coding sequence ATGACAATAGAATGGGAAGAGTTTCTAGACCCCTACATTCAAGCGGTTGGAGAGCTGAAAATTAAGTTGCGTGGGGTGCGAAAGCAATACCGCAAGCAGCAGCGTCATTCCCCGATTGAGTTTGTGACCGGGCGTGTCAAGCCAATTGAGAGCATTAAAGAAAAGATGGTTCTGCGAGGCATTCGCGAGGAAAACATCGAGCAGGAGATGCAGGATATTGCAGGCTTACGGGTTATGGTCCAGTTTGTCGATGATGTGGATGAAGTTTTAGAAGTCCTGCGAAACAGGACAGATATGCGGATTATTCAGGAACGGGATTACATCAAAAACAAAAAAGCCAGTGGCTATCGGAGTTACCATGTGATTGTAGAGTATCCAGTTGATACGATTAATGGTCATCGGCTTATTCTGGCTGAAATTCAGATTCGCACCCTTTCGATGAATTTTTGGGCTACGATTGAGCATTCTTTGAATTACAAGTATAAAGGAGAATTTCCCGAGGAAATCAAATGCCGCTTGGAAACCACAGCTAACCTAGCCTATCAGCTGGATGAGGAGATGGGTGCTATTCGTGACGCTATCCAGGAGGCGCAGGCCCTCTTTGACCCTCTTCACCGCAAGTTAAATGACGGTGTAGGAAATAGTGATGATACAGATGAAGAATACAGATAA
- a CDS encoding NAD kinase, which produces MIQMKNTDKKIAIIRNRKRQSEQVYQDLKQKLKQNGFILTPKNPDIVISVGGDGMLLSAFHMYEEQLDRVRFVGVHTGHLGFYTDYRDFELDKLVENLKLDSGAQVSYPILNVKITFENGDTRIIRALNEATIKRSDRTMVADVIINRVHFERFRGDGISVSTPTGSTAYNKSLGGAVLHPTIEALQVTEIASLNNRVYRTLGSSVIVPKKDKIELVPTRSDYHTIAVDNQTFSFKNIVRIEYQIDNHKIHFVASPSHTSFWNRVRDSFIGECKE; this is translated from the coding sequence ATGATACAGATGAAGAATACAGATAAAAAAATAGCGATTATCCGTAATCGGAAAAGACAGAGTGAACAAGTTTATCAGGATTTGAAGCAGAAGCTGAAACAGAACGGCTTTATTTTAACTCCTAAGAATCCCGACATCGTGATTTCGGTTGGTGGTGACGGCATGTTGCTATCGGCTTTTCATATGTATGAAGAACAGCTGGATCGGGTTCGCTTTGTTGGTGTGCATACAGGCCATCTCGGATTCTATACGGACTACCGTGATTTTGAACTAGATAAGTTGGTGGAAAATCTCAAATTAGACTCCGGGGCTCAGGTTTCTTATCCAATTTTAAATGTCAAAATTACTTTTGAAAATGGTGATACACGCATCATTCGCGCTTTGAACGAAGCAACAATCAAGCGCTCGGATCGGACTATGGTAGCCGATGTCATTATCAATCGGGTTCATTTCGAGCGTTTCCGAGGAGACGGGATTTCCGTTTCGACTCCGACGGGCAGTACAGCCTATAATAAATCTCTGGGTGGAGCGGTATTGCATCCGACGATTGAAGCCTTGCAAGTAACAGAAATTGCCAGCCTCAACAATCGGGTTTATCGGACGTTGGGCTCGTCGGTCATTGTTCCCAAAAAGGATAAGATTGAGTTAGTGCCGACCCGCAGTGACTATCACACTATTGCGGTTGATAATCAGACTTTCTCTTTCAAAAATATTGTCCGTATTGAGTATCAGATTGACAATCATAAGATACATTTTGTGGCTTCACCAAGCCATACCAGCTTTTGGAATCGTGTCAGAGACTCCTTTATTGGAGAGTGCAAGGAATGA